A part of Carettochelys insculpta isolate YL-2023 chromosome 1, ASM3395843v1, whole genome shotgun sequence genomic DNA contains:
- the LOC142001894 gene encoding olfactory receptor 52E4-like: MPGYNTSDFINPSIFILLGIPGLEAAYVWLSIPFCVMYAIVLLGNFIILFIVKYEPSLHVPMYYFLCVLAVTDLVLSTSTLPKMLLIFWFNDREISFNFCLTQLFFVHCFSVVESGIFMAMALDRYVAICHPLRHSTILTNPVVGKLVLAAVLRGVMLALPYPFLVRQWPYCKSNIISHTHCEHMYVVRLACADIRISSSYGLFVLFCGKGLDVLFIAMSYFQILRAIFRLPTKDARLKTFGTCGSHLCAILAFYIPGFFSSFTQRFGQNLAQHFHVLIGNVYLLVPPMLNPVIYGMRTKQIRDRLLWFFGQKGT, encoded by the coding sequence ATGCCAGGTTACAACACAAGTGACTTCATCAACCCCTCCAtcttcatcctgctgggcattcctggcctaGAGGCAGCTTATGTCtggctctccatccccttctgcgtCATGTATGCCATAGTTCTTTTGGGCAATTTCATCATCCTCTTCATTGTGAAGTATGAACCAAGTCTTCATgtgcccatgtactatttcctctgcgtGTTGGCTGTCACCGACCTGGTCCTGTCCACGTCCACCCTGCCCAAAATGCTATTAATCTTCTGGTTCAATGACAGAGAGATCAGTTTCAATTTCTGCCTTACCCAGCTGTTCTTCGTTCACTGTTTCTCAGTAGTAGAGTCTGGGATCTTCATGGCCATGGCTTTGGATCGCTATGTTGCCATCTGCCATCCTCTAagacattccaccatcctgacaaaCCCTGTGGTGGGCAAGCTTGTCCtggctgcggtgctgcgcggtgTCATGCTGGCACTGCCCTACCCTTTCCTGGTGAGGCAGTGGCCATATTGCAAATCCAACATCATCTCCCACACACATTGTGAGCACATGTACGTGGTAAGGCTGGCCTGTGCTGACATCCGCATCAGCAGTTCCTATGGACTCTTTGTTCTATTCTGCGGGAAAGGTCTGGATGTTTTATTTATCGCCATGTCCTATTtccagatcctcagggccatcttcaGACTCCCTACAAAGGATGCTCGGCTAAAGACTTTTGGGACCTGTGGCTCCCACCTCTGTGCTATCTTAGCCTTTTATATCCCTGGTTTCTTTTCGTCTTTCACACAGCGCTTTGGCCAGAACTTAGCCCAGCATTTCCATGTTCTCATTGGCAATGTGTACCTCCTGGTGCCCCCCATGCTAAACCCTGTCATCTATGGAATGAGGACCAAACAAATCCGGGACAGGCTGCTCTGGTTCTTTGGTCAAAAAGGGACCTAG